Within the Zea mays cultivar B73 chromosome 10, Zm-B73-REFERENCE-NAM-5.0, whole genome shotgun sequence genome, the region tccttgatttgcacttctcactttatttggcacattagaacttaattaaatgtgttgggcacttaatcaccaaaacattatagaaattgcccaagggcacatttccctttaatTTTTGTACAAGAAAAATAACAtaatagaaaataaaaaacacatcaagggtaggatattcttttagtagatgtgcttggattcaggcacaatgctgttgactgtgcgagctttggactcctcccGAAAATCACACTGCTGTTGTACGTGCTagtgcccttctagctgctggcttcgggtctgagtaggtggtagtggtggtggtagtgggagctgggcccaggaggcttgagagtgacttgccgaagcgacaaaagtcgtaggttgttgattacctacgtactctgggacatagggagagtaacatgaagcagtatgtaggacctgcttcggctgattctaccgCGCGTCAGCTTcgacaatctccttttgcttctaaattgtgacttggcatgttcttgtggtgtggcccttgtcttcaccacacaaTAAGCAATATAGCCTTCTAGGCTGATCTCCGTATCTTACTCCGAagcctctgccccttggggctggtggcctgaaggagctttgttgtggcccTGAAGACTGGGAGCAGTGTTGCTGCCTTTgaggttgacttcctctgtcatcacttgggTTGGAATTATGAATCaatctgacatgcctggggtggattcttcctccgaagcccctggtcatctcagaaaatatgtatgcttcttcccttctttggcgaaaatcattatcagcccggatgtactcatccatcttctgaagaagattctctagggtttgtgggggcttcctggcaaaatactgagccttaggtcctggccgaagccccttgatcatggcctcaatgacaatttcattggtcactataggcgcttgtgctcttagacgcaggaaccttcggacattcgcctgaaggtactcctcattgtcctgcgtgcactgaaacaaagcttgagcagtgactggcttcgtctaaaagccttggaagctagtgattagcatatccttgagcttctgccatgatgtgattgtccctggcctgaGAGACGAATACCAAGTTTGAGctacacttttgactgccatgacgaaggatttcgccatgactgcagtattgcccccatatgaatatatggttgcctcatagctcattaggaacagCTTCGGGTCTAAGTGCCCATCATATATagaaagctgaggtggcttgtatgatgggggccatggggtagcctgcaactctactgctagaggagaagcatcatcaaaagcaaaattaccatgatggaaatcatcataccattcatcatcgttgcacgaattgtcttgacgaagctctctgtgttgaggccttcggtcttggtcatcttgggtgagatgacgcatttcctcggcggcctcatcaatcttcctctgaagatcagcgagacgaagcatcttttctttcttcttctggacctgttgatgaatggcttcgaggtccctgatttcttggtccaactcatcctcctGAGGCGTAATGTTTCTTGATTAATGTctagtggctgcaatgcagcccctagccctgatgacttcttcggcggctatgaatcaagaacaaggcaacacaaatattaatggttaaaggcCTTCGTCCTTTGTAACATTATTTccttcaggatataatgatcttcggacgaaggtcatgaaggacataccttcatcgttTTAACATACAGCGACATAAATATGAACATATGTATCACAGAAAGAGTATGAATAAacatattgaatcattaaattaTTCATATcgacattatataatcatgaacaaacatcaatGGTATTAAGTTACATTTATACCTAAATCCGAGGGTGACGTGCGAATGATTACAAGTTAacgtgaatagtacggtgttactgttcatctatttatatgcacaggacacagcctgggtaaaattacattcatgtccccgacatttactattagctaaaaggtaatctgtcgaggactgagcagtcttttccttttaagtcggtttcatccttcatcatcatccTTGTGCTGAATCGAAGCTTCTTCAGCCATAGCTTCGGAGTTGGTCTATCCTTCGAGATCAAGCTTTTTCATACCATACACGCCTTCGTCTTAAACCCGAAGCTTACTGTGACAATATAttatactggaaaacatgttagtcgtgtttttaggaccttcggaagaggaaggcccccaacactaataTAGAAACGAaaattaagggtgtgtttggtttgacttgccGCCTAAAagacaaaagtcaaaccaaagggctggatccaggagACACCTTTTGTAAAAGCTGACTTTCTCGCGGTGCAAAATTGAAAACAccactggacctgcttttagtggcttctgGATAGAACTATGAAAACATATATAAAAAAACTTTTAACggtttttagtggtttccaccaaacggtttttagttttttaacagctcacagctCACAACAgccttttccacagctcacagcccacatcaGCTTTTTTACAGCTCTGTGAAAAAAGCTGTTGTGGGTTGTGAGCTGTGAAAAAAACTGCTGTGGGCTGTGAACTAAGTAAAAAAGTTAGAAATTATTTGGTGGAAATTACTAAAAGCCGCTAAAAGTTCTTCCATTTATATTTTCACAGTTTATCCGAAAACCACTAAAAACAGGTCTAAAGGTGCTTTTAGTTTTGTACTGTGAGAAAGTCAATTTTTAGAAAAAGTTACTTACTAATTCCAGCCTTTTGGTTTAGCTTTTGGCTTTTAAGGACAAAAGGCAAAACTAAAAgttaaaccaaacacaccctaaacgTCGAACGTTATTATGGGTGAGTTGCAAGTGCAGCCTGCGAGAGAAGACCCATTTCGGTGTGCCCATGTGAAAAGAAGTCCACAAAGCCCAGCAAGCAGCCCAACCGATCCCAATCCCAAATTCCCAACACGAAGCCCAGCCAGCCCTTCCCCACTAGGCTAGCTAGCTAGTAGTATCTTTTTTAGTACGTGGCCAGCCGACAGGCGCTTGTCGGAGTCGAGCACTTGAGTCCCCTTCTCTCCTTCCCTTCACCTCCCGattgccgccgccaccaccaggcACCAGGCCCACCACCGCGTCTCCCAACCCCAAGCACTCGACGCCATGGTGTCGGATGCCAGCAAGAAGAAGGCCGCCCAGAAGAAGGCCGCCGCGGCTGCCAAGAGGGGAGGCAAGGCCGCGGCGGCGTCCTCCTCGTCGTCGTCtgcggccgcggccgcggccgtCGACAAGGCGGCGAACGGCGTCGCGGCGCTCAAGCTATCGGACCGGACCTGCACCGGCGTCCTCGCGTCTCACCCGCTCTCCCGCGATATCCACGTGAGCACCCCTTCCCTACCCAACCGTCGTCTTCCTGTTCATTCGAGATTCGTGGCGTGAATCTTTTACACTCcgccccaggcgcggaggacctAGCAGTATATTTTATTTCCCCTATTCATTCCTCGCATTCTCCATGCGCATACTGGGTCAGCTTTGAGACGCTTGGAATCGCCGACATGTTTGATTGATCGCTAGAGATCTCCACTGCTTTGTTTCATTCCACGGCGGACTGACCTGTTGGTTTTGATGTGGGTATCGACCTTTTGATCTTTGAATTAGTCGACTACTGTTTATTTTGTTAGATGGGAAATAAAGATGAGCACATAAAGGGACGAAAGAAACAAAGCCCTCTGATACCGCATCCAGTATCATTGGATAATATCCTATATCTAATAACCGAGGTTCTTTCCTATTACTTGTCCTGACACTTCCTTTTGCCATTAAAGGAATTGAAAGAGATTTTTTGGCCTCATTTAAATTAGAACTCTCTTGATTCAATATTTGGGTGCTACATCTCCTGTTGATTTGTTTAGCTCTTTGCTGATTGGTGATTTCCTAGTTCCCTAATAATCTAATTTTTTTATGTTGCAGATAGAGTCTCTCTCTTTAACATTCCATGGGCATGACCTTATTGTGGATTCTGAGTTGGAGCTGAACTACGGGAGGTAAAAACATAAATATACAATGCTACCATTCAGTTATGAGCAGGTATGCTCTTGGAGCACGTCACTGATACCATTCATCTGTTATATTTTTATTTGATATATCAGGCGATACGGTTTGCTTGGGTTGAACGGCTGTGGGAAATCTACTCTTCTCACAGCAATAGGCTGCAGAGAACTTCCTATCCCTGAACACATGGACATATACCATCTAAGCCATGAGATTGAAGCTTCTGACATGTCCGCACTGCAAGCTGTTGTTACTTGTGACGAAGAAAGAGTGAAATTGGAAAAGGAAGCTGAAATTTTGGCTGCACAGGCGAGCTCCTGGAATCACAGAATTGTTACTTTCATATGTTCCTTCTCTATGTACTGCCTTTTTCATGTTGCAAACTATAAATTAAAGCTGGTTGCATTTTTAGgatgatggtggtggtgaagcttTGGAACGTGTTTATGAGCGTCTAGATGCAATGGATGCTGGAACTGCAGAAAAGCGGGCTGCTGAATTATTATTCGGTCTGGGCTTTAACAAACAAATGCAGACAAAGAAAACTAAAGATTTCTCTGGAGGTTGGCGTATGAGGATTGCTTTGGCAAGAGCACTTTTTATGAATCCAACGATCCTTTTGCTTGATGAGCCCACAAACCATCTAGGTAAGTCTTGGGAAATAAAAAATCAATGGAAATGTAATTAGAATACTATGTTTTCAGTAGATAGAAATTTAATTGGGACCCTGCTATCAGTGAAATATTTATTTATACAAGTTGGAACTTCATATCCATATGCACATTTGCACAACTTTACATTTCATTAATTAGTAAGGCAGCTTCCTTCAGGCATTGATAGATGGGTTTCACCCAAACATAAATGATACCTTGTGAATTCTTACGAACATTTGCACACCCTTACTTTATACTTTTGAATAGcactgccaaaattgaataattcTTATGTGTCCTGTCAAAATTAGTTTTTACAGGCTGTTTTCAACTCAGGTCTTGAATGCATCGTTTTCTAATTCTTTACCCTCATTTGCAGATCTTGAGGCTTGTGTCTGGTTGGAAGAGACACTGAAGAAATTTGACCGCATACTTGTTGTCATATCACACTCTCAAGATTTTCTAAATGGAGTGTGCACTAACATTATCCATATGCAAAGCAAGAAGCTCAAGTTATACACTGGTAACTACGATCAgtatgttcaaactcgctctgagCTTGAAGAGAATCAAATGAAGCAGTACAAATGGGAGCAGGAACAGATTGCTTCAATGAAGGAGTACATTGCTCGCTTCGGTCATGGTTCTGCAAAGCTTGCTCGTCAGGCTCAGAGCAAAGAGAAAACTCTTGCAAAGATGGAGCGAGGTGGTCTCACAGAGAAGGTTGTTAGGGACAGAGTTCTAGTGTTCCGGTTTACAGATGTTGGCAAGCTTCCTCCGCCCGTGCTTCAATTTGTTGAAGTCAAGTTTGGGTATACACCAGATAATCTCATATACAAGAGCCTTGACTTTGGTGTTGATCTTGACTCTAGAATCGCATTGGTTGGTCCCAACGGGGCAGGGAAGAGCACTCTTCTGAAGCTTATGACTGGTGACCTTGTTCCATTAGATGGCATGGTTCGGCGCCACAATCACCTGCGCATTGCGCAGTACCATCAGCATCTGGCGGAGAAGCTGGACCTGGACATGTCAGCCCTGGCTTACATGATGAAGGAATACCCTGGGACTGAAGAAGAAAAGATGCGTGCCGCTGTTGGCAGGTTCGGCCTGTCAGGAAAGGCGCAggtgatgccgatgaagaatctttCTGATGGGCAAAGGAGCCGCGTCATCTTTGCATGGCTGGCATATAGGCAGCCGCAACTGCTACTGCTTGATGAGCCGACAAACCATCTGGATATCGAGACCATTGACTCACTGGCAGAGGCGCTGAATGAGTGGGATGGTGGTTTGGTCTTGGTGAGCCACGATTTCAGGCTGATCAACCAGGTCGCTCAGGAGATCTGGGTGTGTGAGAATCAAGAGGTGACAAGGTGGGAAGGCGATATCATGGATTTCAAGGCACACTTGAAGAGCAAGGCTGGTTTATCTGATTAGAATGCTTTTCTAGTAACCATGAACTTTTTAACTCTGTATGATGAAGTCCCTGTTTTACAGTAGCGAACTATCAAATATACTGTTAGGGATAGTTTGGTAACTACAAATCCGGAGGGGGTTGGAGGGGCTAGAATCCCcttcttattcaattttgaataagtcTATTCTCTCCAATCCTCTCCGGTTTTCTGGCTCCCAAACTAACCCCTTCGGGATTGAAGGGTATTGaagaggaaattagttcatttccaccTTAATTCCCTCCCAATCCCGAAGGGGATTTGAGGTTCACAAAGTAGCGAATGTGTCAGACTCCTACTTCCCTCGCAACCATACTACCTTGTACTACCTGaaatttttatttatatatatatttgaAATGTTATTATGTGTTCCGTAAGCTTTGTAGGTTTTGTAAGTTTGGATTTGTCAAAGTTACTGCATATTATGATCATTGTGAACATACAACTTAACTTTAGTCCAAAATTCAACTGAAATTTTATTTCTTCAGATAAATGGTTTTATTAATCACTTGAAAATATCGTTACACTTTGGTGGCACTTGTTTCTATTGTTTTTTTACACATTGTCGTTTGGTGTTTGTTGTACTGATGAGTTTCATACCGTCAGTTCTATTTGTCTGACCTATGACGCTATGCGGCTAGCAAGTCCGTCGCATGTCGTTGGTAGCCGAATGAGGTTGATGAGTTGACACGTATGACGCTATGCGGCTAGCCTAAGTTCGTCGCATGTCGTTGGTAGCCGAATGAGGTTGATGAGTTGACAGTTTCCGTAGCGTTCGTAGCTGAATGAGGTTGATAACTTTGGTTCCCATGGCGTTGGTAGCGATAGGCCGGTAATAGACCAGATCTAAATGGTTTTTCATAAATAAGACTTTTAATTAGTTTAAATAGGACTTTTAATTAATTTCAGTTTAAAACTAAATAAGATTATAGTCCGATCCTACCGTAGCCATCATGACTTATTTGTTTTTAtcttttttttagaaaaaaaacaTATTATGTTGATTATATACCTTAGAATCGATGTCACAACTTTTGACATGGAGATTACAATGTTAAATATGCCATCAGATCTTATACGCAAGTGTGCAACCGAAACTATTGTGCATTAGGTAGAGGGCAACAACTATTGTACAATCAGATCTTATGTGCAAGAGTGTAAATGAGACTCTTAATCCGTTAGATCATGATCCAACCGTGTGTTACATTTAACACTTAAATCCTTCCACTATCAGTTCACGTAGATATATAGAAAATCCTCTAACAAATCGCATGTATATCCACAATTGGATTATAAGAGTGTAAATTGAGTTTTTTTTGAAGTGTTGGCTTAGACTAGCTCCAACAACGCACTGTAAAGCGTTCTGTACTCTAAATTTAGAGTTCAGAAGCGTCTTCTAGGCGCCCAGCAAGGACCTCTAAATGACACTCTAAATTATAGAGGACGCCGCACGCACCCTAGATGTGGAGACTTGGAGACGTGCGCTATCCGGGCGAGTCGTCGGGCTCGCGCGGGGGTGAAAAATCCGAGCGCGCTGTACTCCCGTCGCTGGCGACTTCGATCCATCTCGGCGAGGGGGCCTCACGGCGCTGCTCGTCGGCGGAGCCGGGCAAGCTGGGCTCGAAGAGGCCGTGCTCCAGCGGGTCCGGCGGCGGACCGCTCTCGGTGGTTGGAGGCAAGGAGGTGGCCCGCGACGAGACAAAGATCCATGGGTCCGGTGCAACCGTCGGTGTTCGTCGCCGTCGAACCGCCATCGCGAAGAAGCTGAGAAGATCCACGGCGCCGACGAAGGAAGGTGCGCAGAAACGCAAGCGCATCTCGTCGCCGCCATCTTCATCGTCTTCCACTAGCTCCGGTGCTCCAGATCCGAAGAGAAAAAGGTACCCATTGCAGATCCATTGTGGTTTCTATGATTGAAGTAATTGATTTTGTAGAACTCGTCCAGATCTAGGGTTTATGGTTACGCCAACACACATTCCATGCTTGTAGGCTTCAATCACCAGTTGGTATTGTTTTGATTATTGCTATTGACAGTGAGAACAATTGAATGTGCTACAAGCTTTGTTGTTGTACGAATGGATGTGTATTCACAAATACTTGGCGACAGGTTTTCACACACTAAATCATCATCACTAGGTTTTGTCTTCATAATTGATGTTCACATTAACCAAATTTCATTCTGCTAGAAGTTATGTTGTTGTAGGAAACGTTGTGTATTCACAATGAGTTGGCGAATGGTTTTCACACACAGAATGATCACCACTAGGTTCTGTCTTCATTATTGATTTTGACAGTCACAACATTTCATTGCGGTGTGTATTGACAAAAACATATCGACTGGTATTCACAATCCATTTGTACACACTCTCTACCATTATAATTTATGAACTAGGCCACGGTATACATAAAATTTTGACGTACATATATTAACACAACCATATGTTTTATGTAGACCATGGATTCGGAGAACGCAAAGCTCCGAAGAGCACTCGCTCATTTAATCAGAGTAGTGGAGGAGCGTTGTGCCGACATCGTCGATGTCGTCCACGGTGCCTTCCAACCAGTTAGCGGACCAGTCTTGAATGAAATGAATCGTGCATTAGTTCAGATCGAGGACCTCGCCAACGACCTTGATCAGCTTGCACTGGAAAAAGACTGGGAGATGGAGCACATGGCCCCTTCACCAATtgctgaatcatcacaaatagaGGATGAGCTTCTGATTGATTATGATTCAGAGTTAAACAATGACGATATCGTCGGCTACGACGACGGCCGTGACTACTCCACCGACGACACCTATCCCTACTAGATTAGCAAGCACCTAAGGAAATATGTGTATGTGCTAGGTTTATGTATGTCGTACTAGTCTTTTGTATGTGAACACAACTGATGTGTGCCACAAGTTCCTGCTTTAGTTCATCTGCTGTTTATGTTTGTCGATACCTATCTTTGGTAATGCTTAATGTTATGAACTTTGCAATATATGTAGTCCTCGCCACTTCTGACTTTATAGTGCATGATACTGTTTACAGTGTCATGCTTTCTATTCATTTCATATGGTTGCCTGAATTGTACTACACTTATTTAGTTAAATATGTTGTATTTTTTGTGCGAGTACCTTAATTGAACAGCATGGGTACCGACTGGAACCAAGTTATGGCACAATATGGAAGTTACATATCCGAGGATGATGCCACTTAGTTTCAGAACACTGCATTTGCTCCTTCGCCTGAGATACCAGCCCAGGGATCACCAGCACCACCTCCAGTGAAGAAGGCTCCTCAACGCACAAAGCTAGCAAATTTCACGTCTGAAGAGGATATGAGGGTTTGTCAAGCTTGGTTGGCTGTGAGTTGTGATCCCATTGTGAACACTGGTCAGAAGCGTCAAGGATTTTGGAATCGGATTACAGAGGCATACAACTCTCGTAGAGGATCAATGCCAGAGAGGTCTACAAAATCTCTCATGAGCAGGTGGGACAATATCAAAACTCAATGTTCTACATTTGCTGGATACATGATGGCTGTGCTTCGACAAAACCCAAGTGGCATGACTGATGCAGATAAGGTAAGTGTATGTACTATTATGCATATGTTCTTCATCAATGTACTTTACTACATCCCAGTGGTTCATTAAATGCATTATATGTTTTGCAGACATCTCTTGCGGCTACTCGGTTTGCTGCTGTTGAAAAGAAGCCCTTCCATTTCTTACATTGTTGGTCCATATTGAAGGATCAACCAAAATGGATGGACCAGCACATGGGTAACCAAAATCCTCCATCGAACCCTATTGGTACCCAATCAAATACTATTGACTTAGATGCTGGTGAAGACTCAGCTCCATCAAGTTTTACTTCGAAGAGACCGCTTGGTCGTGATTCAGCCAAGgaaaaggcaaagaaacaaagatcaGAGAACACATCATCCACTGATTCGGAGTACCTAACACGGATGGGTGAGCTTTCTTTGGAACGGTTATCTGTGTACAAATCAGTAGCTtcaactgaggagaagaagttgGAGTTCATGAAGAAACAGGAGAGGCAGAAACTCATATTGGAGAGGAAGAAGCTTAATCTAGAGAAGATGAAGATGGAACGACAAAAGGTGAAGGAGGAGACGGAACAGGAGGTTCTGATATTGAGCATGGATTTGACAAAATGTAACCCCCTCCTTCGACAGTACTATGAGGCGAAACAACAGGAGATTCTGGCAAGGGTTACTGGAAGCTCGTCGTCAAGCAAGTGAATGTTCATGAAGACATTGTAGTGGTTGAGGAAGTATTGTTAGTTGTTTTCGAAAACAAGTTTattttcagcacttgtgcacTTGACATTTTCCTGCTGTGTCATGGTTTCGAGAACAAGTTTATGTTTCTGCACCTGTCATttttctgagaatggagaacaagTTTATGTTTCTGCACTTGCGCATTGTAGTGGTTCTTCAATACTGTTGTTGCATAATAATAGTAGACTTGCTTAATCATATTGCAGTAGTTGCATTACAGCATTACACATTGAAGTACGTACTATGTGACCAAGTTCATCTGTTTGCAGTACACAAAATAGCTTGGGACAAACAGAACCTATGACATTACTGCATAGTAGCTTGGGACAAACAGAACCTAGGACATTACTGCATACTAGCTTGGGACAAACACAACATACGACATTACACATGACACTACGACATTTTATTGATGGTACAAACATAAACTACATACTTAAGTAGCTCCCGATCCAAgccgcgcccagtggtggtggatTAGATCAACCTGCAACTGATTATATTTAACTGGATCATGTAGTTGGTCGTACCTACTGTTTATGTACTCATTGCGCTCGGACATCGAACCATGAGAAGTGTCGGCCAAAACTCCGATGTTGTCGAAGCTTGTGTTCAAAGACGAAGGACCTTCATCTTCTACGATCATGTTGTGCAATATGATGCAAGTTTTCATGATATCTCCAATGTGTTGTGGAGACCAACCATATGTAGGACCACGAACTATGGCCCATCGCTTCTGTAGTACTCCAAATGTTCTTTCAATGTCTTTTCTAGCGGACTCTTGAATAGTGGCAAAGTGTTGTGTCCTGACATCATACGGATGACGGATTGTCTTCACAAACGCTGTCCAGTCCGGATAAATACCATCTGCTAGGTAATATCCCATGTTGTACGTGTGTCCATTGACAGAGAAAGTGACTGGTGGACTATCACCGGTAAGATGCGAATCAAACAGGTTAGAACGTTGAAGAACATTGATGTCGTTACAGCTACCGGGCATGCCGAAGTATGCATGCCAAATCCATAGGTCATATGAGGCAACAGCTTCGAGGATCATTGTAGGGTGTTTACCCCGACCGGTAAACATCCCCTTCCATGCAGTTGGGCAGTtacgccactcccaatgcatgcaatcgaCACTACCTAGCATACCGGGGAAGCCGCGTGCCTCTCCAACTTGGAGAAGCCTAGCAATATCAGCACGAGTTGGTTTCCTGAGATAGTACCCCCCAAAAGCGGTTTGGATGTCGGTGCAAAAGTGTTTCA harbors:
- the LOC103640881 gene encoding ABC transporter F family member 1; protein product: MVSDASKKKAAQKKAAAAAKRGGKAAAASSSSSSAAAAAAVDKAANGVAALKLSDRTCTGVLASHPLSRDIHIESLSLTFHGHDLIVDSELELNYGRRYGLLGLNGCGKSTLLTAIGCRELPIPEHMDIYHLSHEIEASDMSALQAVVTCDEERVKLEKEAEILAAQDDGGGEALERVYERLDAMDAGTAEKRAAELLFGLGFNKQMQTKKTKDFSGGWRMRIALARALFMNPTILLLDEPTNHLDLEACVWLEETLKKFDRILVVISHSQDFLNGVCTNIIHMQSKKLKLYTGNYDQYVQTRSELEENQMKQYKWEQEQIASMKEYIARFGHGSAKLARQAQSKEKTLAKMERGGLTEKVVRDRVLVFRFTDVGKLPPPVLQFVEVKFGYTPDNLIYKSLDFGVDLDSRIALVGPNGAGKSTLLKLMTGDLVPLDGMVRRHNHLRIAQYHQHLAEKLDLDMSALAYMMKEYPGTEEEKMRAAVGRFGLSGKAQVMPMKNLSDGQRSRVIFAWLAYRQPQLLLLDEPTNHLDIETIDSLAEALNEWDGGLVLVSHDFRLINQVAQEIWVCENQEVTRWEGDIMDFKAHLKSKAGLSD